The Coffea arabica cultivar ET-39 chromosome 1e, Coffea Arabica ET-39 HiFi, whole genome shotgun sequence genome has a window encoding:
- the LOC113689743 gene encoding WUSCHEL-related homeobox 3-like, with translation MSPSNSTRWCPTPEQLMILEEMYRGGIRTPNASQIQRITAHLSFYGKIEGKNVFYWFQNHKARERQKLRRKLSKQLYQQQLLQEQLCLHRCHNQENKFLSSNESPPPALHQLSLDKSADYLHPGGVGSAAAHMTSCTWKRDPPNMYELQNTSMMRSYGDDWTMMMLKMRDAGPTHYPSCCSSNRPLKTLELFPITTQNVKDHQATTSNPSRNSYS, from the exons atgtcTCCATCAAATTCAACCAGATGGTGTCCAACCCCAGAGCAGCTCATGATTTTGGAGGAAATGTATAGAGGAGGCATAAGAACACCAAATGCTTCTCAAATACAAAGGATCACGGCCCACCTTTCTTTCTATGGCAAAATCGAGGGGAAGAATGTATTTTACTGGTTTCAGAACCACAAAGCCAGGGAGAGACAGAAGCTAAGAAGGAAACTGAGCAAGCAACTATACCAACAACAACTATTACAGGAGCAGCTGTGCCTCCATCGATGCCATaatcaagaaaacaagtttCTTAGCTCAAATGAATCTCCTCCTCCTGCTCTGCATCAGCTATCCCTCGACAAGTCAGCTGATTATCTTCATCCG GGTGGAGTTGGCAGTGCAGCAGCACATATGACCAGCTGCACATGGAAGAGGGATCCTCCAAACATGTACGAATTGCAAAATACTAGCATGATGAGAAGTTATGGTGATGATTGGACGATGATGATGTTGAAGATGAGAGACGCGGGTCCTACTCATTATCCCTCTTGCTGCAGCAGTAATAGACCCCTGAAAACCCTAGAACTCTTTCCCATCACAACCCAAAATGTCAAAGATCATCAGGCCACCACTTCCAACCCTAGCCGTAACTCATACTCGTGA